Proteins encoded in a region of the Veillonella parvula genome:
- a CDS encoding NCS2 family permease: MRHGQDRCWLDKFFKLSQHGTNVRTEIFAGITMFIASVYILAVIPNLLVASGMPHESTVAAVILTTAFTTILIGLVANVPVIVAPGLGLSAFFAYTICGSMGLTWQTALGAVFISGAVFIVLTITRILNLIIDGIPKVLKTSIGVGIGLFIAFIGFKNAHIIVADKATFVTLGNMQDPAVLLTLAGLLITSVLLAKQVRGGLLLGMIITTVAAMIFGYTKVPETSADIFNLVPPFPVDTFAQLDVMSAIKYGFLSIIFSITIVDMFDNIGTLIGVTRKANLVDADGKFKRLNHALLCTSIGAAAGAIIGTSTVTSYIESAAAVADGGRTGLTACVTGILYLIALFFAPLFLLVPAQATAPVLVIVGVFMMSEVTHIDFGDFTEALPAFLTILLMPLTFSIAQGLSFGFISYTLVKLITGRRKEIHPVMYVMTIAFIIHFAI; the protein is encoded by the coding sequence GTGAGACACGGACAGGACCGGTGCTGGCTTGATAAATTTTTCAAGCTGTCTCAGCATGGTACGAATGTGCGTACCGAGATTTTTGCGGGCATAACTATGTTCATCGCTTCCGTATATATTTTAGCGGTTATACCGAATTTGCTGGTTGCATCCGGTATGCCTCATGAAAGTACGGTTGCGGCAGTTATTTTGACGACCGCATTTACGACAATTTTAATCGGTTTAGTAGCGAACGTTCCGGTTATCGTCGCTCCGGGACTAGGACTTAGCGCATTCTTCGCCTATACCATATGCGGATCGATGGGACTGACCTGGCAGACCGCACTAGGTGCCGTATTTATTTCCGGTGCTGTCTTTATTGTTTTGACAATAACGCGTATTTTGAATCTTATCATCGACGGTATTCCCAAGGTACTTAAAACATCTATTGGTGTCGGTATAGGTCTCTTTATTGCTTTTATCGGATTTAAAAATGCTCATATTATCGTAGCGGATAAGGCCACATTCGTAACACTTGGCAATATGCAGGATCCTGCGGTATTGTTGACATTGGCCGGTTTGCTCATCACCAGTGTGCTCTTAGCCAAGCAGGTGAGGGGCGGTTTGTTGTTGGGTATGATTATCACGACTGTTGCGGCCATGATTTTCGGTTATACAAAGGTCCCTGAAACTAGTGCGGATATTTTCAACTTGGTGCCGCCATTTCCTGTGGATACATTTGCTCAATTGGATGTGATGAGTGCTATTAAATATGGATTTTTGTCTATTATTTTCTCTATTACAATTGTAGATATGTTTGATAACATCGGTACGCTTATCGGTGTCACGCGAAAAGCGAATCTCGTTGATGCGGACGGTAAATTTAAACGGTTAAATCATGCATTACTATGTACATCTATAGGTGCCGCGGCCGGTGCAATCATCGGTACGTCTACGGTAACTTCCTATATTGAAAGTGCGGCCGCTGTTGCCGATGGTGGACGTACGGGTCTTACGGCATGCGTAACGGGTATATTATATTTAATCGCTCTGTTTTTTGCGCCATTATTCTTATTGGTACCTGCTCAAGCAACAGCTCCGGTACTCGTTATCGTAGGTGTATTTATGATGAGTGAAGTGACGCATATCGACTTCGGTGATTTTACGGAAGCGTTGCCTGCATTTTTAACGATTCTTCTTATGCCGCTTACCTTCAGTATTGCGCAAGGTTTATCCTTCGGTTTTATCTCTTATACATTGGTGAAACTTATTACAGGACGTCGTAAGGAAATCCATCCTGTTATGTATGTAATGACCATTGCTTTCATCATACATTTTGCTATATAA
- the potE gene encoding putrescine-ornithine antiporter: MSTGKNKMSVLQLTILTAVNMMGSGIIMLPTKLAQVGSLSIVSWLITAVGSMCLAYAFAKCGMYSRKGGGMGGYAEYSFGKAGNFMANYTYGVSLLIANIAIAISAVGYAATFADVTLTPLLTGIYTIVTLWLATTLNFGGASITGRVSSFTVWGVIAPVIVISTVGWAYFSTDMYVANWNVNNMPFGEAATNSIAMTLWAFLGLESACANADAVDNPEKNVPKAVLGGTLGVAVIYIVSTNMIFGIVPANELVNSNAPFGLAFASMFNGVAGKIVMGLMVMSCFGSLLGWQFTIANVFKGAADEGYFPKLFSKITSKDAPVVGMVTITIIQSFLSLMTISPSLSEQFETLVNLAVVTNIIPYLLSMGAIIVLMKATGRSGGELKGTTFIAFIGSIYSLYALYASGLEAMTYGAIVTFAGWTLYGFVSDRFDLERNLGK, translated from the coding sequence ATGAGTACAGGCAAAAATAAGATGTCCGTATTGCAGCTTACAATTTTGACCGCTGTAAATATGATGGGCTCAGGTATTATCATGCTGCCTACAAAATTGGCGCAGGTAGGATCATTGTCAATCGTATCATGGCTGATTACAGCTGTAGGTTCCATGTGTTTGGCCTATGCTTTTGCAAAGTGCGGTATGTACAGTCGTAAAGGCGGCGGTATGGGCGGTTATGCCGAATATTCCTTTGGCAAGGCGGGGAACTTCATGGCGAATTATACGTATGGCGTGTCTCTTTTAATCGCCAATATTGCTATCGCTATTTCAGCCGTAGGCTATGCGGCGACCTTTGCAGATGTTACGTTGACTCCGTTGTTGACCGGTATTTATACGATTGTCACATTGTGGTTGGCGACGACGTTGAATTTCGGTGGTGCCAGCATCACGGGACGTGTATCCAGCTTTACGGTATGGGGTGTTATTGCACCGGTTATCGTAATCAGTACAGTCGGTTGGGCTTATTTCTCAACAGATATGTATGTGGCGAACTGGAATGTTAATAATATGCCGTTCGGCGAAGCGGCAACTAATTCCATCGCTATGACTTTATGGGCATTTCTTGGCCTTGAGTCCGCCTGTGCAAATGCGGATGCCGTAGATAATCCTGAAAAGAATGTACCGAAAGCAGTTCTCGGTGGTACATTAGGGGTTGCAGTTATTTATATCGTATCCACCAATATGATCTTTGGTATTGTTCCTGCAAATGAACTCGTTAACAGTAATGCACCGTTTGGTTTGGCCTTTGCATCCATGTTTAACGGTGTAGCCGGTAAAATCGTTATGGGTCTTATGGTTATGTCGTGTTTCGGATCTTTACTCGGATGGCAGTTTACCATTGCCAATGTATTTAAAGGTGCTGCGGACGAAGGATATTTCCCTAAATTATTCAGCAAGATTACATCTAAAGATGCACCTGTAGTTGGTATGGTAACGATTACAATCATTCAATCCTTCCTCAGCTTGATGACAATCAGTCCATCTTTGAGTGAACAGTTTGAAACGCTCGTTAATTTAGCGGTTGTAACGAATATCATTCCATACCTCTTGTCGATGGGGGCTATCATCGTGTTGATGAAAGCTACGGGCCGCAGTGGCGGCGAATTGAAGGGGACAACCTTTATCGCTTTCATTGGCTCCATTTATAGCTTATATGCGCTATATGCATCCGGTCTTGAAGCAATGACATATGGTGCCATTGTAACCTTTGCGGGCTGGACCTTGTACGGCTTTGTATCGGACCGATTTGATTTGGAACGAAATCTCGGGAAATAG
- a CDS encoding ornithine decarboxylase — protein sequence MKHLKIAFSHKAQFYFGSMEGRTNVELSQTDFTDVGAIVISESDTDVLENELVQSFGIPVFLVVFDKSVDISPFIGKVERVIDGSTTNFDLYKRQIEAAAAKYEASMLPPFFQALANYVEDGNSQFDCPGHQGGQFFCKHPAGRAFYDFFGENVFRADLCNADVKLGDLLIHEGSAVEAQQHAAQVYNADKTYFVLNGTSSSNKVVLNALLTPGDIVLYDRNNHKSICHGSLVMSGATPVYLETARNPFGSIGGILEHCFDEKYIRKLIAEKDPKKAKAKRPIRLAVIQLGTYDGTIYNARQVVDKIGHLCDYIFFDSAWVGYEQFIPMMKDCSPLLLELGPDDPGILVSQSVHKQQAGFSQTSQIHKKDKHIKGQDRYVNHKRLNNAFMMHASTSPFYPLFAALDVNAKMHEGEAGKKLWIECVETVIEARKAVLKHCKYLRPLVPPVVHGKKWEDGDTKKMAQDVDYFAFEPDAKWHSFKGYGKGQYFIDPCKFQLITPGINVETGEYEDFGIHANILANYLRENGIIPEKCDLNTILFLMTPAETKTKMDDLVAQLVRFEQLIEADAPMQDVLPSIYYSHLDKYKGYHIRQLCQEMHDFYKDRNVSILQQRLFLYDYFPEYVMNPQEANFEFQRGKGELVPLSEAEGRIALEGALPYPPGVLCVQPGECWSKTACDYFLALEEGINKLPGFAPEIQGVYITEQPDGTKKAFGYVLKKEFEK from the coding sequence ATGAAACATTTAAAAATTGCTTTCTCTCATAAGGCGCAATTCTACTTCGGTTCTATGGAAGGGCGTACAAATGTGGAGCTTAGTCAAACTGATTTTACCGATGTGGGGGCCATCGTCATTAGCGAGTCCGATACAGATGTACTTGAAAATGAGTTGGTACAATCCTTTGGTATACCGGTTTTCTTGGTTGTGTTTGATAAGTCTGTAGATATTTCTCCTTTTATCGGTAAGGTGGAACGTGTTATCGACGGATCAACTACAAATTTTGATTTATATAAACGACAGATTGAAGCGGCTGCTGCAAAATATGAAGCATCTATGTTACCGCCATTCTTCCAGGCCTTGGCAAATTACGTAGAGGACGGTAATTCTCAATTTGACTGCCCGGGGCATCAAGGGGGGCAATTCTTCTGCAAGCATCCTGCAGGACGTGCTTTCTATGATTTCTTCGGAGAAAATGTATTCCGCGCCGATCTTTGTAATGCGGACGTTAAGTTAGGTGATCTTCTGATTCATGAAGGTTCCGCAGTTGAGGCTCAGCAACATGCTGCACAGGTGTATAATGCGGACAAAACATATTTTGTATTGAACGGAACATCATCTTCTAATAAGGTCGTGTTAAATGCATTACTTACTCCTGGGGACATTGTTTTATACGATCGCAATAATCATAAATCGATTTGTCACGGGTCGCTCGTCATGTCCGGCGCAACACCTGTATATCTTGAAACGGCACGTAATCCGTTCGGGTCCATCGGCGGTATCTTAGAACATTGCTTTGATGAAAAATATATTCGCAAGCTGATTGCTGAAAAAGATCCTAAGAAAGCAAAGGCAAAGCGGCCTATCCGGTTGGCGGTTATTCAATTGGGAACGTATGACGGGACCATTTATAATGCGCGTCAGGTAGTCGATAAAATCGGACATCTCTGTGATTATATCTTCTTTGATTCCGCTTGGGTCGGCTATGAACAGTTTATCCCTATGATGAAAGACTGCAGTCCGTTGCTTTTGGAACTTGGTCCTGATGATCCTGGTATCCTGGTATCTCAATCCGTTCATAAGCAGCAGGCGGGCTTCTCACAGACATCTCAGATTCATAAGAAGGATAAGCATATTAAGGGGCAAGACCGCTATGTAAATCATAAACGTTTGAATAATGCGTTTATGATGCATGCCTCTACATCACCGTTCTATCCGTTGTTTGCAGCCCTTGACGTAAATGCAAAAATGCATGAAGGCGAAGCGGGTAAAAAATTATGGATTGAATGTGTGGAAACGGTTATCGAAGCTCGTAAAGCCGTATTGAAACACTGTAAATATCTACGTCCGTTAGTACCACCGGTTGTACATGGTAAAAAGTGGGAAGACGGCGACACAAAGAAAATGGCACAGGATGTGGATTACTTCGCATTTGAACCGGATGCGAAATGGCATTCCTTTAAAGGCTATGGCAAAGGTCAATATTTCATAGATCCTTGTAAATTTCAATTGATTACACCGGGTATTAATGTGGAAACGGGTGAATACGAAGATTTCGGTATTCATGCCAATATTCTTGCAAACTACTTGCGTGAAAACGGAATCATTCCTGAAAAATGTGACTTGAATACCATTCTGTTCTTGATGACACCGGCGGAAACAAAGACGAAGATGGATGATTTAGTGGCGCAACTTGTCCGATTTGAACAATTGATTGAAGCTGATGCACCTATGCAAGATGTATTGCCGTCCATTTATTACAGCCACTTGGATAAATACAAGGGATATCACATTCGTCAGCTATGTCAGGAAATGCATGACTTCTATAAAGACCGGAATGTAAGTATCTTGCAACAACGATTGTTCTTATATGATTACTTCCCGGAATATGTTATGAATCCTCAGGAAGCTAATTTTGAATTCCAGCGCGGCAAAGGTGAACTTGTACCGTTGAGCGAAGCGGAAGGGCGCATCGCTCTTGAAGGTGCGCTTCCTTATCCTCCAGGGGTATTGTGCGTACAACCGGGCGAATGTTGGTCAAAAACTGCTTGTGATTACTTCTTGGCGTTGGAAGAAGGCATCAACAAATTACCTGGATTTGCTCCGGAAATTCAAGGCGTATACATTACGGAACAGCCGGATGGAACGAAGAAAGCATTCGGTTATGTGTTGAAAAAAGAATTTGAAAAATAA
- the lysS gene encoding lysine--tRNA ligase, producing MSEEIKNIQEELNEQMQIRRDKLAEYEADGIYPFGQRFVVKDYAKDIKEDFFLKYDGQPVVIAGRLMTIRSHGKTAFANIRDKSGDIQVYFRKDVLGEEAYKYVKMLDIGDIIGVEGHVFKTHTGEVTIKVNKLTLLSKSLRPLPEKWHGLKDTELRYRQRYVDLIVNPEVRDTFVKRSQIVAKIREYMMRDGFMEVETPMMHAIPGGAAARPFITHHNALDIDIYMRIAPELYLKRLIVGGMDRVFEMNRCFRNEGIDNRHNPEFTTIESYQAYGDVEDAIRLTENLVSYCAQEVLGTQEITYQGTEINLTPPWNRITMAEGVKKYTGEDFDAVTTIEEARAIADRLNVEYTENDGIGKILNLCFEDYVEENLIQPTIVYGHPKEISPLAKASRENPLATERFEAFIYGRELANGFSELNDPIDQKQRFLDQLKEREAGDDEAHRMDEDFVTALEYGLPPTAGLGVGIDRLVMFLTDSASIRDVLLFPLMKPEAPKHFEAEED from the coding sequence ATGAGTGAAGAAATTAAAAATATACAAGAAGAGCTGAATGAGCAAATGCAAATTCGCCGCGATAAATTAGCCGAATATGAAGCTGATGGTATTTACCCATTTGGCCAACGTTTTGTCGTAAAAGATTACGCAAAAGATATTAAAGAAGACTTCTTCTTGAAATATGATGGCCAGCCTGTAGTTATTGCAGGTCGTTTGATGACAATCCGTTCCCATGGTAAAACGGCATTTGCGAATATTCGTGATAAATCTGGTGATATTCAAGTATACTTCCGTAAAGATGTTTTGGGCGAAGAGGCTTATAAATACGTTAAAATGCTTGATATAGGTGATATCATCGGCGTAGAAGGTCACGTATTTAAAACTCATACAGGTGAAGTTACCATTAAAGTTAACAAATTAACATTGTTATCTAAGTCTTTACGTCCATTACCAGAAAAATGGCATGGATTAAAGGATACAGAACTTCGTTACCGTCAACGTTATGTTGATTTGATTGTAAATCCTGAAGTACGTGATACATTTGTAAAACGCTCTCAAATCGTTGCTAAAATTCGTGAATACATGATGCGTGATGGCTTCATGGAAGTGGAAACACCGATGATGCATGCTATCCCTGGTGGTGCTGCTGCACGTCCATTCATCACTCACCATAATGCGCTTGATATCGATATTTATATGCGTATTGCACCAGAATTGTACCTCAAACGTTTAATCGTTGGTGGTATGGACCGCGTGTTCGAAATGAACCGTTGCTTCCGTAACGAAGGTATCGATAATCGTCATAATCCAGAGTTTACTACTATCGAATCGTACCAAGCCTATGGCGATGTAGAGGATGCCATTCGCTTAACAGAAAATCTTGTGTCCTACTGTGCTCAAGAAGTACTTGGTACACAAGAAATTACATACCAAGGTACAGAAATTAATTTGACTCCTCCTTGGAATCGTATCACAATGGCTGAAGGTGTAAAAAAATACACTGGTGAAGATTTTGATGCAGTCACAACTATAGAAGAAGCTCGTGCTATTGCTGATCGCTTAAATGTAGAATACACAGAAAATGATGGTATTGGTAAAATCTTAAATCTTTGCTTCGAAGATTATGTAGAAGAAAACTTGATTCAGCCAACTATCGTATATGGTCATCCTAAAGAGATTTCTCCACTTGCTAAAGCAAGTCGTGAAAATCCATTGGCTACAGAACGTTTTGAAGCTTTCATCTATGGTCGTGAATTGGCAAATGGCTTCTCCGAGTTAAATGATCCAATCGACCAAAAACAACGTTTCTTGGATCAATTAAAAGAACGTGAAGCGGGCGATGATGAAGCTCACCGCATGGATGAAGACTTCGTTACAGCTCTTGAATACGGTTTACCTCCAACAGCTGGTCTTGGTGTTGGTATCGACCGTCTTGTTATGTTCTTAACAGACTCTGCATCTATTCGAGATGTATTATTGTTCCCATTGATGAAACCAGAAGCTCCTAAGCATTTTGAAGCTGAAGAAGATTAA
- the greA gene encoding transcription elongation factor GreA, whose product MADVKETLLTAEGLKKLEEELAYYKSVRRIEVSERIKTAIEYGDISENSEYDDAKNEQAFIEGHIVELENKINTAKIIDESVKGDVVSVGSKVTVLDTMYNDELEYVIVGSSEADPFNNRISNESPVGKAILGKRKGDEVEVSTPDGPVTFKVLAIQ is encoded by the coding sequence ATGGCAGACGTAAAAGAAACATTACTCACCGCCGAAGGTTTAAAGAAGTTAGAAGAAGAATTAGCGTACTATAAATCTGTACGCCGTATTGAAGTATCTGAACGTATTAAAACTGCTATTGAATATGGCGATATCAGTGAAAACTCTGAATATGATGATGCAAAAAATGAACAAGCTTTTATTGAAGGTCATATTGTAGAGTTAGAGAATAAGATTAACACTGCGAAGATCATCGATGAATCTGTAAAAGGTGACGTTGTATCTGTAGGTAGTAAAGTTACTGTACTTGACACTATGTACAACGATGAATTGGAATATGTTATCGTTGGTTCCTCTGAAGCGGATCCATTTAACAATCGTATCTCTAATGAATCTCCTGTAGGTAAAGCTATTTTGGGAAAACGTAAGGGCGATGAAGTAGAGGTTTCCACACCAGATGGTCCTGTAACATTCAAAGTGTTAGCAATCCAATAA
- the dusB gene encoding tRNA dihydrouridine synthase DusB — translation MNNKQWQIGAVKIDGQAILAPMAGVSDIAYRLLAKEQGAALVCTEMVSAMGIKYKNERTHELLRIEEAERPVSMQIFGSNPEAIALGAKVVADAGADIVDINMGCPVKKVVTSGDGSALMKNPDLAARVAEAAVEAVDVPVTVKMRIGWDSDSINVVDFAKRIESTGVAAIAVHGRTKEQMYSGHADWFYIKAVKEAVSVPVLGNGDIVNPEDAKQMLDETGCDAVMVGRGAQGNPWIFGRIHHYLATGEVLPAPTDIERLDMLLKHFDLLCQYKGESMAVKEIRTHAGWYMKGLPESAYWRNRVNTIHTVTSFHNELESYRKILSEG, via the coding sequence ATGAATAATAAACAGTGGCAAATTGGGGCTGTCAAAATTGATGGTCAAGCCATATTAGCGCCTATGGCAGGGGTTAGCGATATTGCGTATCGACTACTGGCCAAAGAACAAGGTGCAGCCTTGGTATGTACCGAAATGGTCAGTGCTATGGGTATTAAATATAAGAATGAACGTACTCATGAATTATTGCGCATTGAAGAGGCAGAACGTCCTGTATCCATGCAAATTTTTGGCTCTAATCCAGAAGCAATCGCTTTGGGGGCTAAGGTTGTGGCCGATGCGGGTGCCGATATTGTAGATATAAACATGGGCTGTCCTGTAAAAAAGGTAGTTACCTCTGGCGATGGTTCGGCACTTATGAAAAATCCTGATCTAGCGGCGCGTGTTGCAGAAGCCGCTGTTGAGGCTGTTGATGTACCTGTTACTGTAAAAATGCGTATCGGTTGGGATAGTGACTCTATTAATGTTGTGGATTTTGCAAAACGCATTGAGTCTACAGGTGTGGCTGCTATAGCCGTACATGGGCGTACAAAGGAGCAAATGTATAGTGGACATGCGGACTGGTTTTATATTAAGGCTGTGAAAGAAGCGGTATCTGTACCCGTACTTGGCAATGGTGATATTGTGAATCCTGAAGATGCTAAGCAAATGCTTGATGAAACCGGTTGTGATGCTGTAATGGTAGGCCGTGGTGCACAGGGGAATCCTTGGATCTTTGGTCGTATTCATCATTATTTAGCCACTGGTGAAGTATTGCCGGCTCCGACCGATATAGAGCGTCTAGATATGTTATTAAAGCATTTTGACTTGTTATGCCAATACAAAGGTGAAAGTATGGCCGTTAAGGAGATACGCACTCATGCGGGCTGGTATATGAAGGGACTTCCGGAATCTGCATATTGGCGCAATCGAGTGAATACAATTCATACTGTAACGAGCTTTCACAATGAGCTAGAATCATATCGCAAAATACTGTCCGAAGGGTAG
- a CDS encoding type III pantothenate kinase, with product MLLVIDVGNTNIVLGVYDKTELVGHWRISTDRVRTTDEYGMLMMNLFFHDRKVDVKDINAIIISSVVPPLMPTLERVCLRYFNVNPLIVGPGTKTGIAIKYDNPREVGADRIVNAVAAHELYKGDLIIIDFGTATTYCAVQGNGDYMGGVITPGVTISAEALFQRAAKLPRIDVRDPGQVICRNTVSSMQSGMFYGYVGQVEGLVSRMKAEMGNHVTVVATGGLAQLISSATDCIDHVEPMLTLEGLRLIYERNK from the coding sequence ATGTTATTAGTAATTGATGTGGGAAACACCAATATTGTTCTCGGTGTATACGACAAGACAGAACTTGTGGGTCACTGGCGTATTTCCACAGATCGGGTCCGTACCACCGATGAATATGGCATGCTGATGATGAACTTATTCTTTCACGACCGTAAGGTTGATGTAAAAGATATTAATGCTATCATTATTTCCTCGGTTGTACCACCATTAATGCCTACATTAGAGCGCGTGTGTTTGCGCTACTTTAATGTAAATCCTCTTATTGTAGGTCCAGGTACTAAAACTGGCATCGCTATTAAGTATGATAATCCTCGTGAAGTAGGGGCTGACCGTATTGTAAATGCTGTAGCAGCACATGAGCTTTATAAGGGCGATTTAATTATCATCGATTTTGGTACGGCTACAACTTATTGTGCGGTACAAGGTAATGGCGATTATATGGGCGGGGTTATTACTCCAGGGGTAACAATTTCTGCAGAGGCTTTATTCCAACGGGCGGCCAAACTACCTCGTATCGATGTGAGAGACCCGGGGCAAGTCATTTGTCGAAATACGGTGTCCTCTATGCAATCTGGTATGTTCTACGGTTATGTAGGTCAAGTAGAAGGCCTCGTGTCTCGTATGAAAGCGGAAATGGGGAATCATGTAACTGTAGTGGCTACAGGTGGTTTGGCACAGCTTATTAGCAGTGCTACAGACTGCATTGACCATGTAGAACCTATGCTTACATTAGAAGGCTTACGCCTTATTTACGAAAGAAATAAATAA
- a CDS encoding biotin--[acetyl-CoA-carboxylase] ligase, whose protein sequence is MRDEVLEFLRQNQGSFVSGQDMSEACHVSRTAIWKHIKALRQKGYKIESYTKRGYRLLEEPDLLSPLAMKQILKTDVFGKRYVYMDTTESTNLEARRLAQQGAEEGTVVVTEEQAAGRGRLSRGWYSPFGKGLWFSLILRPDFPPVEAPKCTLMAAVALTKAFHKMGLTDAGIKWPNDILVNGRKLVGILTEMSGSMEEISHIVMGIGVNVKTKQEELPEELKLIATSLAMEDIDIERTEAFRLILEELEHQYYEVLDSGFDETLNEWRQLSVTLGEEIEVRAPGNTYEGVATDIDEDGNLLVRISDGTIKRIVAGDVSIRPRK, encoded by the coding sequence ATGCGTGATGAAGTGCTAGAATTCTTGAGACAAAACCAAGGTAGTTTCGTATCGGGACAAGATATGTCCGAAGCCTGCCATGTTTCGCGCACAGCTATTTGGAAACATATCAAGGCGTTACGTCAAAAAGGCTACAAAATTGAATCTTATACCAAGAGAGGGTATCGATTATTGGAAGAACCTGATTTGTTGAGCCCCTTGGCAATGAAACAAATCTTAAAAACAGATGTATTTGGTAAACGATATGTTTATATGGATACCACGGAGTCTACGAACTTAGAAGCTCGTCGTTTAGCTCAACAAGGTGCAGAAGAAGGTACGGTTGTGGTTACTGAGGAACAGGCTGCTGGTCGTGGGCGTTTATCTCGCGGTTGGTATTCTCCATTTGGCAAAGGCTTGTGGTTTAGCTTGATTTTACGTCCTGATTTTCCACCTGTAGAGGCTCCAAAGTGTACTTTGATGGCTGCAGTGGCTTTAACAAAGGCCTTTCATAAGATGGGGCTCACTGATGCGGGGATAAAGTGGCCTAATGATATTCTTGTGAATGGTCGTAAGCTAGTAGGTATTTTGACAGAAATGTCTGGTTCTATGGAAGAAATTTCTCATATTGTAATGGGCATTGGGGTCAACGTAAAAACAAAACAAGAAGAACTACCAGAAGAGTTAAAATTAATTGCTACATCCCTTGCGATGGAAGATATTGATATTGAGCGCACAGAAGCATTTAGACTTATATTAGAAGAATTAGAACATCAATATTATGAAGTGCTCGATAGTGGCTTTGACGAAACCCTTAATGAATGGCGGCAATTATCTGTTACTCTCGGTGAAGAAATTGAAGTGCGTGCTCCTGGCAATACCTATGAAGGGGTGGCTACAGATATTGATGAAGATGGTAATTTATTAGTAAGAATCTCAGATGGGACAATTAAACGTATTGTGGCAGGGGACGTATCAATTCGTCCGCGTAAATAG